The Shewanella algae DNA segment CTGCCTTGGCGGCCAAAGCCCGCTACAGGCACGCATAGATGCACTGAGTGAAGGCGAGGTGCTGACTCTCTCTGCCGCCGAGTATTTGGGGCCGCTGGTGATCGACAAGGCTATCGCCATTGTCGGTGAGCCAGGCACCATAATCGATGCCGGCGGTAAAGGCAGCGCTGTGACTATCAAGGCCGCCGGCGTGCGCCTGCAGGGGCTTGAGATACGTAACTGGGGCGGCGATCTTTATGAACATGATTCCGGGGTGCGTCTGCTGCCGGGGGCAGATGATGTCCGCCTGCTGCAGCTTGAGCTGTCGGGGCCTGGATTTGGCATTCATGGCGAGCAGCTCAAACGCCCGGAAGTGGAATACTGCCGTATAAGCGGTGACGACAGGCGTTATCTGCTGGACAGAGGTGACGGCATCTTTCTCAAATATGTTGATGCCCCCGAGCTGCACCACAATCAGATAGCTTCGGTGCGCGACGGTATCTATCTGGAAAACGTCGACGCCAGCCGGGTCAGCCACAATCAATTCAGCCGCCAGCAATATGGCATTCACTATATGTATACCCGCAATGACAGTGCCTGGAACAACAGCGCCAAGTGGCTACAGGGCGGCTATGCGCTGATGAGCTCCAAGGGGATCACCCTGGAACACAATCAAGTCAGCGCCGCAATCGATTTTGGTATCTTGCTCA contains these protein-coding regions:
- the nosD gene encoding nitrous oxide reductase family maturation protein NosD — its product is MLRTLLALMLLSFGCLGGQSPLQARIDALSEGEVLTLSAAEYLGPLVIDKAIAIVGEPGTIIDAGGKGSAVTIKAAGVRLQGLEIRNWGGDLYEHDSGVRLLPGADDVRLLQLELSGPGFGIHGEQLKRPEVEYCRISGDDRRYLLDRGDGIFLKYVDAPELHHNQIASVRDGIYLENVDASRVSHNQFSRQQYGIHYMYTRNDSAWNNSAKWLQGGYALMSSKGITLEHNQVSAAIDFGILLNVTQQSEVHHNRVATIHNPKGDPAIASEGKGLFIYGAADNRISHNHFSDSDTGISVALGGEGNSLWRNNIENNLTQVRYVGSKSQEWSLLGQGNYWSSYQGWDLDGDGIGDTPYLPNDALDRLFWLYPEARWLMDSPVVLLLRWLQRQLALAEDIGVRDSFPLLQPIDITPKQEMKTNSQQSDEETHYAQH